A window of Haloarchaeobius litoreus contains these coding sequences:
- a CDS encoding HVO_0649 family zinc finger protein produces MAHRRGSGSTPLDRLTSHYDDVDLRCPSCGYEDDDGHWKAETNGRTVLYRHICPSCGTIRKRTLKLRS; encoded by the coding sequence ATGGCACACAGGCGCGGGAGTGGGTCGACCCCGCTGGACCGGTTGACATCGCACTACGACGACGTGGATCTCCGGTGTCCGAGCTGTGGCTACGAGGACGACGACGGGCACTGGAAGGCTGAGACGAACGGACGCACCGTCCTCTACCGCCACATCTGTCCGAGCTGTGGGACGATCCGCAAGCGGACGCTGAAGCTGCGGTCGTAG
- a CDS encoding valine--tRNA ligase, with protein MPDGDYDPQATEEKWQDRWVDEETYAYDPEDEQLDPNTVYSIDTPPPTVSGSLHMGHLYGHTLQDFAARFHRMDDDAVMFPFGYDDNGIASERLTESELGIRHQEFERREFQQKCREVCQQYEAEFTEKMQDLGMSIDWSRTYKTIEPRVQRISQLSFIDLYEQGREYRKKAPAIWCPECETAISQVEQEDAERHTHFNDIRFDLTEPTESGRESFVIGTTRPELLPACVSVFVHPDDEENAELVGGTAEVPIFGHEVPIIEDDRVDLETGTGVVMCCTFGDQNDIEWYQAHDLPLRVAIDESATMTDLAGEYEGMSTHEAREAIVEDLDDAGHIEGREELTHTVQVHERCETDVEFRVSKQWYVEILDHKEEYLEAGEQMDWYPEKMYTRYEHWIEGLEWDWLISRQRDSGIPFPVWYCADCGKEVVAEKAALPVDPLSDDPPVDACQECGHDEFEPEDDVFDTWATSSLTPLVNAGWDWSEDEGFTMDDPELYPFDLRPQGHDIISFWLFHTVVKCYEHTGEVPFDAVMINGHVLDENREKMSKSRGNVVEPAAVVAEYPIDAIRYWAASTAVGDDFPFKEKDIVAGEKLLRKLWNASKLVEHLAPDPVDEPDELAPLDEWILAELDAIVAETTEQFRNYEFAKARDRLRTFFWNTFCDDYLEIAKQQVDEQADPRSTQYALQTAHRTFLELFAPLVPHITEELWHDMYVDGDATDSIHTRDWPEPKGYEADLAGGEAAMAVIGALRRYKSENQLPLNEPLDHVAVYGNVDGFTDAIAGVMHVAEFELLDEPPEITTEVADISLDYATLGPKYGGTVGEFDAAIEAGEYELDGDTLSLAGETLEADEFEVREERTYSGEGEMLSADEAVVIVN; from the coding sequence ATGCCAGACGGAGACTACGACCCCCAGGCGACCGAGGAGAAGTGGCAGGACCGCTGGGTCGACGAGGAGACGTACGCGTACGACCCCGAAGACGAGCAACTGGACCCGAACACGGTGTACAGCATCGACACGCCGCCGCCGACGGTCTCGGGCAGCCTGCACATGGGCCACCTGTACGGCCACACGCTGCAGGACTTCGCGGCGCGGTTCCACCGGATGGACGACGACGCGGTGATGTTCCCGTTCGGCTATGACGACAACGGCATCGCCTCGGAGCGGCTCACCGAGAGCGAGCTGGGGATCCGGCACCAGGAGTTCGAGCGCCGCGAGTTCCAGCAGAAGTGCCGGGAGGTCTGCCAGCAGTACGAGGCCGAGTTCACCGAGAAGATGCAGGACCTCGGGATGAGCATCGACTGGTCTCGCACCTACAAGACCATCGAGCCGCGGGTCCAGCGCATCTCCCAGCTCTCGTTCATCGACCTGTACGAGCAGGGCCGGGAGTACCGGAAGAAGGCACCGGCGATCTGGTGCCCCGAGTGCGAGACGGCCATCTCGCAGGTCGAACAGGAGGACGCCGAGCGCCACACGCACTTCAACGACATCCGGTTCGACCTGACCGAGCCGACCGAGTCGGGCCGCGAGAGCTTCGTCATCGGGACGACGCGTCCCGAGCTCCTGCCGGCGTGTGTCTCCGTCTTCGTCCACCCGGACGACGAGGAGAACGCCGAACTCGTCGGGGGGACGGCGGAGGTCCCCATCTTCGGCCACGAGGTCCCCATCATCGAGGACGACCGCGTCGACCTGGAGACGGGCACCGGCGTCGTGATGTGCTGTACGTTCGGCGACCAGAACGACATCGAGTGGTACCAGGCCCACGACCTGCCGCTGCGCGTCGCCATCGACGAGTCCGCGACGATGACCGACCTCGCGGGCGAGTACGAGGGCATGAGCACGCACGAGGCGCGCGAGGCCATCGTCGAGGACCTGGACGACGCCGGCCACATCGAAGGCCGGGAGGAGCTGACGCACACGGTCCAGGTCCACGAGCGCTGCGAGACCGACGTCGAGTTCCGCGTCTCCAAGCAGTGGTACGTCGAGATCCTCGACCACAAGGAGGAGTACCTCGAGGCCGGCGAGCAGATGGACTGGTACCCCGAGAAGATGTACACGCGGTACGAGCACTGGATCGAGGGGCTGGAGTGGGACTGGCTCATCTCGCGTCAGCGCGACTCCGGCATCCCGTTCCCGGTCTGGTACTGCGCCGACTGTGGGAAGGAGGTCGTCGCCGAGAAGGCGGCCCTGCCGGTCGACCCGCTCTCTGACGACCCGCCGGTCGACGCCTGCCAGGAGTGCGGTCACGACGAGTTCGAGCCTGAGGACGACGTCTTCGACACGTGGGCGACCTCCAGCCTGACCCCGCTGGTCAACGCCGGCTGGGACTGGAGCGAGGACGAGGGCTTCACCATGGACGACCCGGAGCTGTACCCGTTCGACCTGCGGCCGCAGGGCCACGACATCATCAGCTTCTGGCTGTTCCACACGGTCGTCAAGTGCTACGAACACACCGGCGAGGTCCCGTTCGACGCGGTCATGATCAACGGACACGTCCTCGACGAGAACCGCGAGAAGATGTCCAAGTCGCGTGGCAACGTGGTCGAGCCCGCCGCGGTCGTCGCCGAGTACCCCATCGACGCCATCCGGTACTGGGCCGCGAGCACCGCGGTCGGCGACGACTTCCCGTTCAAGGAGAAGGACATCGTCGCCGGCGAGAAGCTGCTGCGCAAGCTCTGGAACGCCTCGAAGCTCGTCGAGCACCTCGCGCCCGACCCGGTCGACGAGCCCGACGAGCTCGCGCCGCTGGACGAGTGGATTCTGGCCGAGCTCGACGCCATCGTCGCCGAGACGACCGAGCAGTTCCGGAACTACGAGTTCGCGAAGGCCCGGGACCGCCTGCGGACGTTCTTCTGGAACACGTTCTGCGACGACTACCTCGAGATCGCCAAACAGCAGGTAGACGAGCAGGCCGACCCGCGGTCGACGCAGTACGCACTGCAGACGGCCCACCGGACGTTCCTGGAGCTGTTCGCGCCGCTCGTGCCCCACATCACGGAGGAGCTGTGGCACGACATGTACGTCGACGGTGACGCGACCGACAGCATCCACACCCGGGACTGGCCCGAACCGAAGGGATACGAGGCCGACCTCGCCGGCGGCGAGGCCGCGATGGCCGTCATCGGCGCGCTCCGGCGCTACAAGTCCGAGAACCAGCTGCCGCTGAACGAGCCGCTCGACCACGTCGCGGTCTACGGGAACGTCGACGGCTTCACCGACGCCATCGCCGGCGTCATGCACGTCGCGGAGTTCGAGCTGCTCGACGAACCGCCGGAGATCACGACCGAGGTAGCCGACATCAGCCTCGACTACGCCACCCTCGGCCCGAAGTACGGTGGGACGGTCGGCGAGTTCGACGCCGCCATCGAGGCCGGCGAGTACGAGCTCGACGGC
- a CDS encoding PHP-associated domain-containing protein, with protein sequence MHVKVLDEAIVERAKAAGLDALVYAPHFVRLPEIRERAAAFSDDELLVVPGRELFTGSWHARKHLLAVGLDEPVPDFITLEGAMGELQRQDAVVLAPHPGFLNVSLTGADLAAYGDRIHGVEAYNPKLLSRAGRRARRIVDEGGWPPFGSSYAHLKSSVGEVWTRFERELDRPDDLVDALRDGAPRTVGRRTGIRHQLRCLAEFAHLGYENSWSKIDRLFLQGTEPTHPGHIAYEGRFDDIAVY encoded by the coding sequence ATGCACGTGAAGGTGCTCGACGAGGCGATCGTCGAACGGGCGAAAGCGGCAGGGCTGGACGCGCTCGTGTACGCACCGCACTTCGTCAGGCTGCCCGAGATCCGCGAGCGGGCGGCCGCCTTCAGCGACGACGAGCTGCTGGTGGTCCCGGGGCGCGAGCTGTTCACCGGGAGCTGGCACGCCCGCAAGCACCTGCTCGCGGTCGGCCTGGACGAGCCCGTCCCCGACTTCATCACCCTCGAGGGTGCGATGGGCGAGCTCCAGCGACAGGACGCGGTCGTCCTCGCACCGCACCCCGGCTTCCTGAACGTCAGCCTGACGGGTGCCGACCTGGCGGCCTACGGCGACCGCATCCACGGCGTCGAGGCGTACAACCCGAAGCTGCTCTCCCGCGCCGGGCGGCGGGCGCGCCGCATCGTCGACGAGGGCGGCTGGCCGCCGTTCGGCTCGTCGTACGCGCACCTGAAATCGAGCGTCGGCGAGGTGTGGACCCGTTTCGAACGGGAGCTGGACCGACCCGACGACCTCGTCGACGCACTCCGCGACGGCGCACCGCGGACCGTGGGGCGACGGACCGGCATCCGTCATCAGCTCCGCTGTCTCGCGGAGTTCGCCCACCTCGGCTACGAGAACTCGTGGTCGAAGATCGACCGGCTGTTCCTCCAGGGCACCGAGCCGACCCACCCGGGACACATCGCCTACGAGGGCCGGTTCGACGACATCGCAGTCTACTGA
- a CDS encoding metal-dependent hydrolase, which yields MNKKGHVMNGVLLSIGIGYILEPAGTEATFVKILEVGLPITLGALFPDVDTEFGKHRKTLHNLPVLGLFVAFPYLFGNLEFVWIGVLTHYVLDVMGSKRGIALFYPYSKEFGLPIGVAVKSKHSDLMTIVITGFELVVVAAIVFYTPWDTLQFGDSIQQGIRAIGA from the coding sequence ATGAACAAGAAGGGCCACGTGATGAACGGCGTCCTCCTCTCTATCGGCATCGGCTACATCCTCGAACCCGCCGGCACGGAGGCGACGTTCGTCAAGATTCTGGAGGTCGGGCTGCCGATCACGCTCGGCGCGCTCTTCCCCGACGTCGACACCGAGTTCGGCAAGCACCGGAAGACGCTGCACAACCTGCCCGTCCTCGGGCTGTTCGTGGCGTTCCCGTACCTGTTCGGCAACCTCGAGTTCGTCTGGATCGGCGTGCTCACCCACTACGTGCTCGACGTGATGGGGAGCAAACGGGGTATCGCACTGTTCTACCCGTACTCGAAGGAGTTCGGGCTGCCCATCGGCGTCGCGGTCAAGAGCAAGCACTCCGACCTGATGACGATCGTCATCACGGGCTTCGAGCTGGTCGTCGTCGCCGCCATCGTGTTCTACACGCCGTGGGACACGCTCCAGTTCGGCGACAGCATCCAGCAGGGGATCCGGGCAATCGGCGCGTAG
- a CDS encoding phytoene/squalene synthase family protein, whose product MKKDQVKAGKSIQQQTGRTFHLATRLLPKRIRHATYVLYGFFRIADEIVDDPDAPGPDEQAAQLADLRAEALGRQPTDEPVIAAFVDLCAEHDIDDEWVIEFLDAMESDIDTDRYETYADLEDYMRGSAAAVGVMMTDIMELDEEEYERALPHAITLGEAFQLTNFVRDVREDVVDRDRVYLPIETLERHGVDRDQVMRLETSEAFRAAVEEELKRTEGLYREGVAGIRFLPEDCQFAVLLAAVLYAEHHREIRAVDYDVITHEPSLSTARKLLLVAKTRWHWLWNRDPEAVFHRVSAVPAGEAKHHEHGRGWMRWLPTR is encoded by the coding sequence ATGAAGAAGGACCAGGTCAAGGCAGGAAAGTCGATCCAGCAGCAGACGGGGCGAACGTTCCACCTAGCGACGCGACTCCTCCCGAAACGCATCAGACACGCGACGTACGTCCTGTACGGGTTCTTCCGCATCGCCGACGAGATCGTCGACGACCCCGACGCCCCCGGGCCCGACGAGCAGGCTGCACAGCTCGCCGACCTCCGCGCCGAGGCGCTCGGCCGGCAGCCCACTGACGAGCCCGTCATCGCCGCCTTCGTCGACCTCTGTGCGGAGCACGACATCGACGACGAGTGGGTGATCGAGTTCCTCGACGCGATGGAGAGCGACATCGACACCGACCGCTACGAGACGTACGCTGACCTCGAAGACTACATGCGCGGCTCCGCGGCCGCCGTCGGCGTCATGATGACCGACATCATGGAGCTCGACGAGGAGGAGTACGAGCGGGCGCTCCCCCACGCCATCACGCTCGGCGAGGCGTTCCAGCTGACCAACTTCGTCCGCGACGTGCGCGAGGATGTCGTCGACCGCGACCGTGTCTACCTGCCCATCGAGACGCTCGAACGCCACGGCGTCGACCGCGACCAGGTCATGCGACTGGAGACGAGTGAGGCGTTCCGCGCGGCCGTCGAGGAGGAGCTCAAGCGGACCGAGGGGCTGTACCGGGAGGGCGTCGCCGGCATCCGCTTTCTCCCCGAGGACTGCCAGTTCGCCGTGCTGCTGGCGGCCGTGCTGTACGCCGAACACCACCGCGAGATCCGCGCGGTCGACTACGACGTCATCACCCACGAGCCGAGCCTCTCGACCGCCCGGAAGCTCCTCCTCGTCGCGAAGACGCGCTGGCACTGGCTCTGGAACAGGGACCCCGAGGCCGTCTTCCACCGCGTGAGCGCCGTGCCCGCCGGAGAGGCCAAGCACCACGAGCACGGCCGCGGCTGGATGCGCTGGCTGCCGACGCGGTGA
- a CDS encoding HFX_2341 family transcriptional regulator, protein MQTHIVPVGFDYDRLIAPLVRDQFDVDRVILLEGAVGSEANVEYSQNLSQKLETDFQNLLGAETERMVVADVYDYDAAFEQAYDLIVEELDRGNEVWVNIAAMPRTVSFAFATAAHSLMVEREEDRESIHTYYTAPEKYLETELAEELRQQQELLGDLAESSLDDDLRDRVVARLDAADGLLKEFDERGTTIGAKEIDGSHVIELPVASFSNVKPFEEVILFELGEEGEFESVSELAEALSRELNEEYTDSFRSKVIYNVDRLGPGGKGYIEQESAGKSYRTRLSRIGELWVRAHSDREA, encoded by the coding sequence ATGCAGACCCACATCGTCCCGGTCGGGTTCGACTACGACCGGCTCATCGCGCCCCTGGTCCGCGACCAGTTCGACGTGGACCGGGTCATCCTGCTGGAGGGCGCGGTGGGGAGCGAGGCCAACGTCGAGTACTCACAGAACCTCTCGCAGAAGCTGGAGACGGACTTCCAGAACCTGCTCGGCGCGGAGACCGAGCGCATGGTCGTCGCGGACGTGTACGACTACGACGCCGCGTTCGAGCAGGCGTACGACCTCATCGTCGAGGAGCTCGACCGGGGCAACGAGGTCTGGGTGAACATCGCCGCGATGCCACGGACCGTCTCCTTCGCCTTCGCGACGGCCGCCCACTCGCTGATGGTCGAGCGCGAGGAGGACCGCGAGTCCATCCACACCTACTACACCGCCCCCGAGAAGTACCTGGAGACCGAGCTCGCCGAGGAGCTGCGCCAGCAACAGGAGCTGCTCGGCGACCTCGCCGAGTCCAGCCTCGACGACGACCTCCGCGACCGTGTCGTCGCCCGCCTCGACGCCGCCGACGGCCTGCTCAAGGAGTTCGACGAGCGCGGCACCACCATCGGCGCGAAGGAGATCGACGGCAGTCACGTCATCGAGCTGCCCGTCGCGTCGTTCTCCAACGTCAAACCGTTCGAGGAGGTCATCCTGTTCGAGCTCGGCGAGGAGGGCGAGTTCGAATCCGTCTCGGAGCTCGCGGAGGCGCTCTCGCGCGAGCTCAACGAGGAGTACACCGACTCCTTCCGCTCGAAGGTCATCTACAACGTCGACCGGTTGGGCCCCGGTGGGAAGGGGTACATCGAGCAGGAGTCCGCCGGGAAGTCCTACCGGACCCGGCTGTCGCGCATCGGCGAGCTGTGGGTGCGGGCGCACTCCGACCGGGAAGCGTAG